A region from the Methanomicrobia archaeon genome encodes:
- a CDS encoding DUF1538 domain-containing protein: MGLSDFSEELRSTLKSLLPAIALIFIFQILFIRMPLREFSQIVLGLLFAVVGFVLFLQGAKIGLLPMGERVGTSLIERHALSLILLFGFLLGIMLTIAEPDVRLLAYQIETVMVSDISRTEIISVSALGLGIFALIALLRIVYDTPIEYILVPGYLICLVLALIAPEEFLVNAFDMGAVTTGPLTVPFLIALGVGMASVLGGRTRLKAGFGILAAGSIGPIMAILLWGIIRGWL, encoded by the coding sequence ATGGGCTTAAGTGACTTCAGTGAAGAACTCAGATCCACATTAAAATCGCTTTTACCAGCAATAGCGCTGATATTTATCTTTCAGATTTTGTTCATAAGAATGCCACTTCGAGAGTTTAGCCAGATAGTTCTGGGATTACTCTTTGCGGTAGTCGGTTTTGTACTATTTCTACAAGGTGCAAAAATAGGACTCTTACCGATGGGTGAACGCGTTGGTACTTCGCTAATAGAGCGGCATGCGCTCTCCCTGATCTTGCTATTCGGCTTTCTATTAGGGATAATGCTCACCATAGCAGAGCCAGATGTACGGTTATTAGCCTATCAGATAGAAACAGTGATGGTATCTGATATCTCACGTACTGAGATCATCTCTGTCTCAGCACTGGGACTGGGAATATTTGCACTCATCGCCCTGCTCAGGATCGTGTATGATACCCCGATCGAGTATATCCTCGTTCCGGGCTACCTCATCTGCCTGGTTCTGGCGCTCATAGCGCCTGAGGAGTTTCTGGTCAATGCTTTTGATATGGGCGCGGTGACCACAGGTCCCTTGACTGTTCCCTTTCTGATCGCCCTTGGAGTAGGCATGGCCTCCGTTCTTGGCGGCAGGACTCGGCTCAAGGCCGGGTTCGGGATTCTCGCTGCGGGCTCTATAGGGCCGATCATGGCGATCTTACTCTGGGGCATCATCCGGGGGTGGCTATGA
- a CDS encoding DUF1538 domain-containing protein has translation MIDQALDVLLEVGGAILPVLGLILFFQLVVLRKIPPDIRSMLVGVVIAVFGFFLFLLGAKMSLLPMGARIGAFLSGCALRWVVLFTLVFGIIVILAEPAVKILAYEIEEASSGSIRKNFVLPPISLGVGFALVFGTLRIFHELPFVYILIPGYLLVLLLTILTPADFVPIAYDAGAVATGPIATTFALPMMTGMAIGLKGSGAGILGLGTVGLIAMCPIIFMLILGIIIDLRTKKRNA, from the coding sequence ATGATCGACCAAGCACTTGACGTTCTGCTCGAAGTAGGTGGTGCTATACTACCGGTACTGGGTTTAATCCTCTTCTTTCAGCTCGTGGTGCTGCGAAAGATACCTCCGGACATCAGAAGTATGCTGGTTGGCGTGGTGATAGCGGTTTTCGGCTTCTTCCTGTTCCTGCTGGGTGCGAAGATGAGTCTTTTACCTATGGGCGCGCGGATAGGAGCTTTTCTCTCCGGGTGTGCTCTGCGGTGGGTGGTTCTCTTCACCCTGGTCTTCGGGATCATCGTTATTTTGGCGGAGCCGGCCGTAAAAATTCTTGCATACGAGATAGAGGAGGCCTCGTCAGGCTCTATACGCAAGAATTTCGTTCTCCCGCCCATTTCACTCGGGGTGGGATTTGCTCTGGTCTTCGGGACGTTACGGATTTTCCATGAACTCCCGTTTGTGTATATCCTGATACCCGGGTACCTGCTCGTGCTCCTGCTAACCATTTTAACACCCGCGGATTTTGTGCCGATCGCCTACGATGCCGGTGCGGTGGCTACCGGACCTATTGCTACCACCTTTGCCCTTCCGATGATGACCGGTATGGCGATCGGGTTAAAAGGCAGCGGTGCGGGCATTCTGGGGCTGGGAACGGTGGGCTTGATAGCGATGTGTCCCATAATCTTTATGTTAATCCTGGGTATTATCATAGATCTGAGGACGAAAAAGAGGAATGCATAG
- a CDS encoding ATP citrate synthase, protein MAKPDYVLFDRNTTAIVFGNQQAAVQRMLDFDYLAGREKPSVAAVINPSGGRREYMKVFFGSQEIMIPVYNTLEAAVAEYPDADVVVNFASSRSAYTVSREVLMCPTIKTLAIIAEGVPERQTRELIALAQQQGKWIIGPATVGGFVPGAFKIGNAGGALSNLIMSKLYRPGSVGFVSKSGGMLNEMANMISLNSDGVYEGIAIGGDKYPGSTLIEHLLRYEANPKIKLMVVLGEVGGRDEYEIVAALKASKITKPVIAWVTGTSAKIFPTEVQFGHAGAMARGAAETADAKNAALKEAGALVPNSYDDFDDLIRTVYEDLKASGVIEERADVEPRAIPEDYDPKSMRRPTNIVSTISDDRGEELVYAGVPISKVIREGFSLGDVISLLWFKRRLPKYVTDFLELALRITADHGPCVSAAHNAIVTASAGRDLTAAVASGVLTIGPRFGGAIDDAARYFKDARERGLTARQFVDEMKARNINIPGIGHRVKSVQNPDMRVKLLEEWAFTNLPKHELLDFALDVEQITTAKRNNLILNVDGCVGIVFVDILHSTGIYSEEEIDEIISIGTLNGIFVLGRTIGMIGHYLDQKRLHSRLYRHPWDDVLYMLPEEEDVLKYRGSD, encoded by the coding sequence ATGGCCAAGCCGGATTATGTGTTGTTTGATAGGAATACGACCGCAATCGTATTTGGCAACCAGCAAGCGGCGGTGCAGCGGATGCTCGACTTCGACTATCTCGCGGGGCGCGAGAAGCCCTCTGTTGCGGCCGTTATCAATCCCAGTGGCGGGCGCCGGGAGTACATGAAAGTCTTCTTTGGCAGTCAGGAGATCATGATCCCCGTGTACAATACGCTCGAGGCGGCCGTCGCGGAATACCCTGATGCGGACGTGGTTGTCAATTTTGCCTCATCCCGCTCGGCGTACACCGTCTCACGTGAGGTGCTCATGTGCCCGACGATCAAGACGCTCGCTATCATTGCCGAAGGTGTACCCGAACGGCAAACCCGGGAGCTCATTGCGCTAGCACAGCAGCAGGGCAAATGGATCATCGGACCGGCGACCGTGGGCGGGTTTGTCCCCGGCGCGTTCAAGATCGGTAATGCCGGTGGCGCGCTCTCCAACCTCATCATGTCGAAACTGTACCGACCAGGGAGTGTTGGCTTCGTCTCCAAGTCGGGCGGTATGCTGAACGAGATGGCGAATATGATCTCGCTGAACTCGGACGGTGTGTATGAAGGCATAGCAATTGGCGGCGATAAGTACCCCGGTTCAACGCTGATAGAGCACCTGCTGCGGTATGAGGCGAATCCGAAGATCAAGCTGATGGTCGTGCTCGGCGAAGTCGGTGGCCGGGACGAGTACGAGATCGTAGCTGCTTTGAAGGCCAGTAAAATAACGAAACCCGTGATCGCCTGGGTTACCGGAACGTCGGCGAAGATCTTCCCCACCGAGGTGCAGTTCGGCCATGCGGGCGCGATGGCACGCGGCGCTGCTGAAACAGCGGATGCGAAGAACGCGGCACTGAAGGAGGCAGGCGCGTTGGTGCCGAACTCCTATGATGATTTCGATGACCTGATTCGAACGGTCTATGAGGATCTTAAGGCCAGCGGCGTGATAGAGGAGCGGGCTGATGTGGAGCCGCGCGCAATACCGGAGGATTACGACCCGAAGAGCATGCGGCGGCCGACCAATATCGTGAGCACCATCTCGGACGATCGAGGCGAGGAGCTGGTCTACGCGGGCGTGCCCATAAGCAAAGTCATTCGTGAAGGCTTCAGCCTGGGCGATGTGATCTCGCTGCTGTGGTTCAAGAGGCGTTTGCCGAAGTACGTCACCGACTTCTTAGAGCTGGCGTTACGAATAACGGCGGATCACGGGCCCTGTGTGAGCGCAGCGCATAACGCGATAGTTACCGCGAGCGCAGGCAGGGACCTGACCGCTGCGGTAGCATCCGGTGTGCTGACCATTGGGCCGCGATTCGGGGGCGCAATCGATGATGCAGCCCGGTACTTCAAGGACGCGCGTGAGCGGGGCTTAACCGCGCGACAATTCGTCGACGAGATGAAAGCCAGGAACATCAATATACCGGGGATCGGCCATCGCGTGAAGAGCGTGCAGAATCCTGATATGCGCGTCAAACTGCTCGAGGAGTGGGCGTTTACGAACCTTCCGAAGCACGAGCTGCTCGACTTCGCGCTCGACGTGGAGCAGATAACGACCGCGAAGCGGAACAATCTCATCTTGAACGTGGACGGGTGTGTCGGGATCGTCTTCGTCGATATTTTGCACTCGACCGGTATTTACAGCGAGGAGGAGATCGATGAGATCATCAGCATCGGCACACTCAACGGCATCTTCGTCCTGGGCCGTACGATCGGGATGATCGGGCATTATTTGGACCAGAAGCGGCTCCACTCACGTTTGTACCGGCATCCCTGGGACGACGTGCTGTATATGCTGCCCGAGGAGGAGGATGTGCTGAAATACCGGGGATCTGACTGA
- a CDS encoding CooT family nickel-binding protein codes for MCESNVFIECAGTETRELVMEEVVRVVVEGDRIRLTGILGETREVTGRIAEIDLIKHTIMLKQGE; via the coding sequence ATGTGTGAATCAAATGTCTTTATAGAATGCGCGGGGACGGAGACCCGAGAATTAGTGATGGAGGAGGTCGTGCGCGTTGTTGTCGAGGGCGACCGTATCAGGCTCACCGGGATATTGGGCGAGACGCGCGAGGTCACGGGGCGAATAGCCGAAATCGACCTGATCAAGCATACCATTATGCTGAAGCAGGGAGAATGA
- a CDS encoding ATPase, translating to MAQRGIREYDAKRILARHIERFSGGTVIYQGKVALVTPEQSIEALSKEQPWLKTEKLTVKPDQLFGKRGKHGLLLVEVDYDEAKRWLAEKMNTEVTVGNSRGKLTHFLVQPYIELAKEYYLAFAGHRGGDYIHFSTAGGMDIEANWDKVTTVTVPIAATIEDVDLTPILEFVRDEDRAALRNVVAALFRFYRELHFGFLEYNPFTCTGSEFRPVDTVARLDDTAQFLCSEDWGEVEFPVPFGRELRAEEQYIKQLDEKSGSSLKLTILNPQGRVWTMVAGGGASVIYADTVVDLGLGDELANYGEYSGNPTTDETYEYAKTLLDLMTREKSETGKVLIIGGGIANFTDVAKTFDGIIMALEQYAAKLKEHGIKIYIRRGGPNYEAGLAKIRAAGERLELDMAVHGPDMHMTKVVSIALADLKEVA from the coding sequence ATGGCGCAACGTGGTATTAGAGAGTATGACGCGAAGCGGATTTTGGCCCGTCATATAGAGCGGTTTTCGGGCGGAACGGTCATTTACCAGGGAAAAGTCGCTCTGGTGACACCGGAGCAGAGCATCGAAGCACTGAGTAAAGAGCAGCCCTGGCTAAAGACAGAAAAACTGACGGTGAAGCCCGACCAGCTCTTTGGTAAACGTGGCAAACACGGGCTCCTGCTGGTGGAAGTAGACTATGACGAGGCGAAGCGATGGCTCGCGGAGAAGATGAACACTGAAGTGACGGTGGGTAACTCCCGGGGTAAGCTGACGCATTTCCTCGTCCAGCCCTACATTGAGCTGGCGAAGGAGTATTACCTGGCATTCGCCGGTCATCGTGGCGGCGACTACATCCATTTCTCGACTGCCGGTGGCATGGACATCGAAGCGAACTGGGATAAAGTTACCACCGTCACGGTGCCCATTGCTGCGACGATTGAGGACGTTGATCTCACCCCAATCCTTGAGTTCGTGCGCGATGAGGACAGAGCTGCACTCAGGAACGTCGTAGCCGCGCTCTTCCGGTTCTATCGCGAGCTGCACTTCGGGTTTCTAGAGTACAATCCGTTCACCTGTACGGGCAGCGAGTTCCGGCCGGTTGATACCGTGGCGCGATTGGACGATACCGCGCAGTTCCTCTGCTCCGAGGACTGGGGCGAGGTTGAGTTCCCTGTTCCTTTCGGCCGCGAATTGCGCGCGGAGGAGCAGTACATAAAGCAACTGGATGAGAAGAGCGGATCGTCACTGAAACTGACGATACTCAACCCTCAGGGGCGCGTATGGACGATGGTCGCCGGTGGCGGCGCCAGCGTGATTTACGCAGACACCGTTGTTGATCTGGGGCTTGGCGATGAGCTGGCAAACTATGGCGAATACAGCGGCAATCCCACGACGGACGAGACTTACGAGTACGCGAAGACGCTGCTCGATCTCATGACGCGTGAGAAATCGGAGACCGGGAAGGTTCTGATCATCGGTGGTGGGATAGCGAACTTCACGGACGTGGCGAAGACCTTTGACGGAATCATCATGGCGCTGGAGCAGTACGCGGCGAAGCTCAAGGAGCATGGCATCAAGATCTACATTCGGCGTGGCGGGCCGAACTACGAGGCGGGCCTGGCGAAGATTCGCGCGGCCGGCGAGCGGCTGGAGCTCGATATGGCAGTGCACGGTCCTGACATGCACATGACGAAAGTGGTGAGTATCGCCTTGGCTGATTTAAAGGAGGTTGCTTAG
- a CDS encoding 50S ribosomal protein L32e — translation MTKRRRIKFERYGWRTKKKLSKSWRRPRGHDNKMREHIAAKGPRVTVGYRRKKEDRGLHPSGVRELLVHNAEELQAAAAGTAVRIAATVGKRKRGDIETAAAERGLHVLNPSRT, via the coding sequence ATGACGAAGCGAAGAAGGATCAAATTTGAGCGTTATGGATGGCGCACGAAGAAGAAGCTGAGCAAGAGCTGGCGAAGGCCCCGCGGGCATGATAACAAGATGCGGGAGCACATCGCGGCGAAGGGTCCGCGCGTGACAGTGGGCTATCGGCGAAAGAAGGAAGATCGCGGTTTGCATCCTTCTGGCGTTCGGGAACTGCTCGTTCATAACGCCGAAGAGCTCCAGGCGGCGGCAGCGGGCACTGCCGTCCGAATTGCCGCGACGGTGGGTAAGCGCAAGCGCGGCGATATCGAAACGGCTGCGGCAGAGCGTGGCCTCCACGTGCTCAATCCGTCACGGACGTAA
- a CDS encoding NADP-dependent isocitrate dehydrogenase — protein sequence MARKIEMKTPLVDIDGDEMTRVIWAMVKEQLLMPYIELKTEYYDLGLKKRDETEDQITIEAAEAIKKYGVGVKCATITPNAARVNEYNLKQQWKSPNGTIRAILDGTVFRAPIMVKNIKPAVRNWTKPIHIGRHAYGDVYKNAEYRVPGPGTAELVFTDAQGTAVRETIETFDGPGIIQGIHNTDASITSFAEACFAYALDQKVDLWFGAKDTISKTYDSNFKRIFDEVYEAEYRAKFDAAGIEYFYTLIDDAVARIMRSGGGMLWALKNYDGDVMSDMLASAYGSLAMMTSVLVSPHGHFEYEAAHGTVQKHYYKYLKGEKTSTNSVALIFAWTGALRKRGELDGIPELVRFADMLEAATLQTIEDGVMTGDLAKLAEPAAKRIVYTEEFIAEVRQRHEGRVQ from the coding sequence ATGGCAAGAAAGATAGAGATGAAGACGCCGCTCGTGGATATCGACGGCGACGAGATGACGAGAGTCATCTGGGCGATGGTGAAGGAGCAGCTTCTCATGCCCTATATCGAGCTCAAAACCGAGTACTACGACCTCGGGCTGAAGAAGCGTGACGAGACCGAAGATCAGATAACTATAGAAGCCGCGGAGGCGATCAAGAAGTACGGCGTGGGCGTGAAGTGCGCGACGATCACGCCAAATGCCGCGCGCGTAAATGAATACAACTTGAAGCAGCAGTGGAAGAGCCCCAACGGCACGATCAGAGCGATCCTGGACGGCACGGTATTCCGCGCGCCAATTATGGTCAAGAACATCAAGCCGGCGGTACGGAACTGGACAAAGCCGATACATATCGGCAGGCACGCCTATGGCGATGTGTACAAGAACGCAGAGTACCGTGTGCCGGGCCCGGGCACGGCCGAACTCGTCTTTACCGACGCGCAGGGCACGGCGGTACGGGAAACGATCGAGACGTTCGATGGCCCCGGCATCATCCAGGGCATCCACAATACCGACGCTTCGATAACGAGCTTTGCCGAGGCCTGTTTCGCCTACGCGCTCGATCAGAAGGTGGATCTGTGGTTCGGTGCGAAAGATACGATATCCAAGACCTACGACAGCAATTTCAAGCGTATCTTTGACGAAGTTTACGAAGCGGAATACAGAGCAAAGTTCGACGCGGCGGGTATCGAGTATTTCTATACGCTTATTGACGATGCCGTGGCGCGGATCATGCGGTCCGGGGGCGGTATGCTCTGGGCATTGAAGAACTATGACGGCGACGTAATGTCCGATATGCTCGCCTCGGCGTACGGCAGTCTCGCAATGATGACCTCCGTGCTGGTCTCGCCACACGGGCACTTCGAGTATGAGGCCGCGCACGGCACCGTGCAGAAACATTACTACAAGTACCTCAAGGGCGAGAAGACCTCGACCAATTCAGTGGCGTTGATATTCGCGTGGACGGGCGCGTTACGGAAGCGTGGTGAGCTCGATGGTATACCCGAGCTGGTACGATTTGCGGATATGCTGGAGGCAGCGACGCTCCAGACGATTGAGGACGGCGTGATGACCGGCGACCTGGCAAAGCTGGCTGAGCCCGCAGCAAAGCGAATAGTATACACGGAGGAGTTTATTGCTGAGGTGCGGCAGAGGCATGAAGGGCGCGTTCAGTAA
- a CDS encoding aconitate hydratase → MSGTVTEKILDTHIVEGTRAPGEEVALKIDQTLTQDATGTMAYLQFEAIGIPRVKTELSVSYVDHNTLQTDFKNPDDHRYLQSVAMKYGLFFSRPGNGICHQLHLERFARPGKTLIGSDSHTPTAGGIGSFALGAGGLDVAVAMAGLPYRIKYPEIVGVKLTGKLADWVSAKDVILEVLRRIDVKGGVGKVLEYFGPGVKTLSVPERATITNMGTETGATTSVFPSDVETKSFMDAQARGDQWIPLVADADAAYDELIELDLSDVEPLVALPHSPGNVKPVREVAGLEVQQVAIGSCTNSSLRDLKIVANILMGKTLAQNLHLTINPGSRQVVEHLIASNELQYLVAAGARMLENACGPCIGMGAAPSSHGTSVRTFNRNFEGRSGTKDADVLLVSPEVAAATAITGVLTDPRDLGAYPRIEMPQRFIINDNLFISPLPPDEAARVEIIRGPNIKPLPDFPPLPETLHGEVLIKVGDNITTDHIMPAGAKILPLRSNIPAISQYVFEVIDPEFPVRALERGGGFIIGGENYGQGSSREHAALAPKYLGIKAVIVKSFARIHLANLINFGIVPLTFADPRDYESIAQGDAVEVLIGDLRSNVRLRNLTKGTEIGLTHTLSQGDAEILKSGGKLPWVKTKL, encoded by the coding sequence ATGTCAGGAACCGTTACGGAAAAAATACTCGACACACATATTGTCGAGGGCACACGAGCCCCGGGTGAAGAGGTTGCGCTGAAGATCGATCAGACGCTTACTCAGGACGCAACTGGCACGATGGCGTACTTACAGTTCGAGGCCATCGGGATCCCGCGCGTGAAAACGGAGCTCAGTGTGAGTTACGTGGATCACAACACGCTACAGACGGACTTCAAGAACCCTGATGACCACCGGTACCTCCAATCCGTAGCCATGAAGTACGGTTTGTTCTTCTCACGGCCCGGAAACGGCATCTGTCATCAACTCCATCTTGAGCGGTTCGCACGACCCGGTAAGACGCTCATTGGGTCAGACAGCCACACACCAACGGCCGGTGGGATCGGCTCGTTCGCGCTCGGTGCCGGCGGGCTGGACGTCGCGGTGGCGATGGCCGGTCTGCCGTATCGGATCAAGTATCCGGAGATCGTGGGCGTGAAGCTCACCGGAAAGCTTGCGGACTGGGTTTCGGCCAAGGATGTCATCCTGGAAGTGCTCCGCAGGATCGACGTGAAGGGTGGCGTCGGCAAGGTGCTGGAGTACTTCGGGCCGGGGGTGAAGACACTGAGCGTCCCGGAACGCGCGACGATAACGAATATGGGCACCGAAACAGGCGCGACCACCAGCGTCTTCCCTAGCGACGTGGAGACCAAATCCTTTATGGACGCACAGGCACGCGGAGATCAGTGGATTCCGCTCGTTGCCGATGCCGATGCGGCATACGATGAGCTCATAGAACTTGATTTGAGCGATGTGGAGCCGCTGGTTGCCCTTCCGCACAGCCCGGGCAACGTGAAACCGGTACGAGAAGTCGCGGGGTTAGAGGTGCAGCAGGTCGCGATAGGCTCCTGCACGAACTCGTCACTGCGCGATCTGAAAATCGTCGCGAATATTCTGATGGGAAAGACCCTCGCCCAGAATCTACACCTCACCATCAATCCCGGCTCACGGCAGGTAGTCGAGCACCTGATAGCGAGCAACGAGCTGCAGTATCTCGTCGCGGCCGGTGCGCGCATGCTGGAGAACGCTTGCGGGCCCTGCATCGGCATGGGTGCCGCACCGTCCTCGCACGGCACGTCGGTGCGCACCTTTAACCGTAACTTTGAAGGGCGGAGCGGTACGAAGGACGCGGACGTGCTCCTGGTGAGCCCTGAGGTAGCCGCGGCCACGGCGATCACGGGCGTACTCACCGATCCGCGCGATCTTGGCGCATATCCACGCATAGAGATGCCGCAGCGGTTTATTATTAATGATAACCTATTCATCTCACCGCTCCCGCCTGATGAGGCAGCCCGGGTTGAAATTATTCGAGGTCCGAACATCAAGCCGCTGCCGGATTTCCCACCGCTACCCGAGACGCTCCACGGCGAGGTGCTCATCAAGGTCGGCGATAATATCACCACAGACCACATCATGCCTGCGGGGGCGAAGATCCTCCCGCTCCGAAGCAACATCCCTGCGATCTCGCAGTATGTCTTTGAAGTGATCGATCCCGAGTTCCCGGTACGGGCACTGGAGAGGGGCGGAGGATTCATCATAGGCGGCGAGAACTACGGCCAGGGCTCGAGCAGGGAGCACGCGGCGCTTGCACCTAAATACCTGGGTATTAAGGCTGTGATCGTCAAATCGTTTGCACGCATTCATTTAGCGAATCTCATTAACTTCGGCATCGTGCCGTTGACCTTTGCGGATCCTAGGGACTATGAGTCCATCGCGCAGGGCGATGCAGTAGAGGTACTCATCGGGGATCTACGGAGCAACGTGCGGCTCAGGAATCTAACGAAAGGTACTGAGATTGGGCTTACACATACGCTCTCGCAGGGTGATGCTGAGATCTTGAAGTCCGGGGGAAAACTGCCCTGGGTCAAGACGAAGCTCTGA
- a CDS encoding ArsR family transcriptional regulator, with protein MKLDDELVKEAHVLLHPIRFRIVELLEEQPMHINAISKALEEKKKKLVSYHLGILEDHGFVKSKYEISEQPKSKGKALKRYWVTDKVNEVIGELKKM; from the coding sequence ATGAAACTGGATGACGAGCTGGTGAAGGAAGCGCATGTCCTTTTGCACCCCATCCGCTTTCGGATCGTGGAACTGCTTGAGGAGCAGCCGATGCACATCAATGCGATCAGTAAAGCGCTTGAGGAGAAGAAGAAGAAGCTGGTCTCCTATCATTTGGGTATCCTGGAAGATCACGGATTCGTGAAGAGCAAGTACGAGATCTCAGAGCAGCCGAAGTCAAAGGGCAAGGCGCTGAAGCGGTACTGGGTGACTGATAAGGTGAACGAGGTGATTGGCGAGCTCAAGAAGATGTGA
- a CDS encoding P-II family nitrogen regulator has product MHSECTFQVIVAVVETGRASALMEVARAAGAEGGTVLHGRGTGVHEHSKFLGIPIEPEKEILMILIESTTTESVLNALVVAGELNEPGKGMAFVLDVSKVAGICHRGDKVSSFSDLLSSRFRDWLSSRGHHQDTDQHEQH; this is encoded by the coding sequence ATGCATAGCGAGTGCACGTTTCAGGTAATCGTAGCTGTTGTCGAAACAGGGCGCGCGAGTGCTCTTATGGAAGTGGCGAGAGCAGCAGGTGCTGAAGGCGGTACGGTACTTCACGGTAGGGGCACCGGCGTGCATGAACATAGTAAGTTCCTGGGCATTCCAATCGAGCCGGAAAAAGAGATACTTATGATCCTGATCGAATCTACCACTACCGAATCAGTGCTTAACGCATTGGTGGTGGCTGGTGAATTGAATGAACCGGGCAAAGGAATGGCATTTGTGCTGGATGTCTCCAAGGTCGCGGGAATTTGTCACCGGGGGGATAAAGTATCTTCGTTCAGCGATTTGTTGTCATCTCGCTTCAGGGATTGGTTGTCCTCTCGCGGCCACCATCAGGACACCGACCAGCACGAGCAGCACTAG
- the pyrH gene encoding UMP kinase, with the protein MKVVISLGGLFFSEVEKLKDVAAILDELARSCTLCVVTGGGAHAREYIARARALGANEAFCDYLGIAVTRINAKLLIAALHDAYPEPFRDYKAAAMAHRSGPERRIVVMGGVSPGYTTDAVAALLADYLHAELLLIVTSVDGVYDSDPQVNPTARKYDKLSPTELVALTMKAELKAGSRIVIDPVAAKLIERSGIRTIVIDGRNPGAIIDAVHGTHHGTEISESR; encoded by the coding sequence ATGAAAGTCGTTATCTCGCTGGGAGGCCTATTCTTCTCTGAGGTCGAGAAACTCAAGGACGTGGCGGCGATTCTAGATGAACTTGCTCGCTCGTGCACGCTCTGCGTCGTTACGGGTGGCGGCGCTCATGCCCGAGAGTATATCGCTCGCGCGCGGGCGCTGGGCGCGAACGAAGCATTCTGCGATTATCTCGGGATCGCGGTCACCCGGATCAATGCGAAGTTGCTCATTGCCGCGCTGCACGATGCTTATCCCGAACCGTTCCGTGATTATAAAGCGGCTGCCATGGCGCACCGGAGTGGCCCGGAGCGGCGAATAGTAGTGATGGGCGGTGTAAGCCCCGGTTACACCACCGATGCGGTCGCGGCGCTCCTCGCCGACTATCTTCATGCCGAGTTACTCCTCATTGTAACCTCGGTCGATGGCGTTTATGATAGTGACCCGCAGGTCAATCCGACCGCGCGGAAATACGATAAACTCAGCCCGACCGAGCTCGTGGCACTCACGATGAAAGCAGAACTAAAGGCCGGCTCACGCATCGTGATCGACCCGGTTGCCGCGAAGCTTATAGAGCGGAGCGGGATACGGACGATCGTGATCGACGGTCGCAATCCCGGCGCGATCATCGATGCTGTGCACGGCACGCATCATGGCACGGAGATCTCGGAATCTCGGTGA